A region of the Pseudomonas sp. A34-9 genome:
ACTTGCGAAAAGCAGATTAGTTATAGACCAGCTTTGGCAACTGTCGAAAGTCGCCGTTAAAAAATCGTTAACCGCTGCTGACCAGCGGTTATGCCCCTTCACCGTGCAAGGTGGCGAGGACTTTTCGGGCACCGCCATGATCACGGTGCTCGCCCAGATAAACGCCTTGCCAGGTGCCCAGTGCCAGGCGACCTGCCGAAACCGGCAGGCTGATCTGGCAGCCAAGCACGCTGGCCTTGAAGTGCGCCGGGAGGTCGTCCAGGCCTTCGTCGTTATGCTCATAGCCGTCTGTTCCTTGTGGGATCAGACGATTGAAAAATCGTTCGAAGTCGCGACGGACCGCCGGATCGGCGTTCTCGTTGATGGTCAACGACGCCGAGGTATGCTGCAGCCACAAATGCAACAGACCGACCCGGCACGCCCTGAGTTCAGGCAGGCCAGCGAGTAACTCGTCCGTTACCAGATGAAAGCCCCGGGGCCGTGCCCGCAGGGTTATCAGAGTCTGTTGCCACATACAGTTCTCCGCACGTTCGGGGCGCATTCTAGCGCGCTCAGGGAAAAAACAAAGGCCCTAATATTCCTGCAATGATGTAAGCCATTGGCCGCAGAAAAACGCCCGTCGTAAACACGACCAAAGCCGTACGAAAAATCCTTTCAGCCTTCACTTCAATGACAAATTCCAGGCAAAAAAATGCCCGGCGAACCGGGCAAGTTTTTTGATGCGCGTACTTACAGGTTGTAGCCGCGTTCGTTGTGTTGTGCCAGATCGAGGCCGACCGACTCTTCTTCCTCGGTCACTCGCAGACCCATCACTGCGTCCAGAACCTTGAGGATGACGAAGGTGACGATCGCCGTGTAGATGACAGTGAAGCCGACGCCTTTGCACTGAATCCACACTTGTGCGGCGATGTCGGTGACGGTGCCGAAGCCACCCAGCGATGGTGCAGCGAAGACACCGGTAAGGACCGCACCGAGAATACCGCCGATACCGTGTACGCCGAACGCGTCCAGGGAGTCGTCATAACCGAGTTTGCGTTTCAGGGTAGTGGCGCAGAAGAAGCACACCACGCCTGCCGCCAGACCGATGACCAGTGCGCCCATCGGGCCCACGGTGCCGGCAGCCGGAGTGATCGCGACCAGACCGGCGACCACACCCGAAGCGATGCCCAGTGCGCTAGGTTTGCCGTGAGTGATCCACTCGGCAAACATCCAGCCCAGCGCGGCAGCAGCGGTCGCGATCTGAGTGACCAGCATCGCCATGCCGGCAGTGCCGTTGGCGGCCGCAGCGGAACCGGCGTTGAAGCCGAACCAGCCAACCCACAGCATCGCCGCGCCCATCAGGGTGTAACCGAGGTTGTGCGGTGCCATCGGCGTGGTCGGGAAGCCTTTGCGCTTGCCCAGTACCAGGCAGCAGATCAGACCGGCTACACCGGCGTTGATGTGCACCACGGTGCCGCCCGCGAAGTCGAGCACGCCCCAGTCCCACAACAGGCCGCCGTTACCGGACCAGACCATGTGCGCAATCGGTGCGTATACCAGGGTGAACCAGATGCCCATGAAGATCAGCATCGCGGAGAACTTCATCCGCTCGGCGAACGCACCGACGATCAGCGCCGGGGTGATGATCGCGAAGGTCATCTGGAAGGTGACGAATACCGCCTCGGGGAACAACGCCGCAGGCCCGGTCAGGCTGGCTGGCGTGATGCCGGCGAGGAACGCCTTGCCGAAGCCGCCGACAAAGGAGTTGAAGTTGACGACGCCCTGCTCCATGCCGGTGGTGTCGAACGCGATGCTGTAGCCATAAATGACCCACAGGACGCTGATCAGACCGGTAATGGCGAAGCACTGCATCATCACGGAAAGAATGTTTTTGGAGCGAACCATGCCGCCGTAGAACAGCGCCAGGCCGGGGATGGTCATGAACAGCACGAGGGCTGTCGAGGTGAGCATCCAGGCAGTGTCGCCGGAATTGAGGACTGGGGCCGCCACTTCGTCTGCCGCCATGGCAAGGCTGGGCATTACGATGGACAACAGGGCTCCTAGCCCTGCGAATTTACGCAGAGTCATATTGTTTTCTCCTGGGGCGTTGGGGTTTGTGGCGGCGTTTAAATCGCGTCGGTATCGGTTTCGCCGGTACGGATGCGAATCGCCTGTTCCAGATTGACCACGAAGATCTTGCCGTCACCGATCTTGCCGGTGTTGGCCGCCTTGGTGATCGCCTCGATCACCCGGTCCAGATCCTTGTCGTCGATGGCCACGTCGATTTTCACCTTGGGCAGAAAATCGACCACATATTCCGCGCCGCGATACAGCTCGGTGTGACCCTTCTGCCGGCCGAAGCCTTTGACTTCAGTAACGGTAATGCCCTGCACGCCGATTTCGGACAGCGACTCGCGCACGTCGTCCAACTTGAACGGCTTGATGATGGCAGTGACTAGCTTCATGAAACTCTCTCCCGAATTGGTGGACTTGCCCCAGGAAAACAAACCCGACTCAAGTCTAAGCGCAGTGCCTGGCTTTGTAACGCATCGTCGGCCTTACCTGCCCGACTGACGCCAGCTAACCGCTGCTGACGAAACTCCCCGCTCCGTCTGCCGCACTGCATTCGTCACAGCGACTGCATCAGTGCATGGGTCGAAGGTGACTAAGCAGAAACCTTGCCATCTCGCCAAAATCCCCTGATTTCAATCCCTTGGCCGCTGCCGCACGCCATCCCGTGCTAAAGGCCCTGCGTATACGCACAACAACGGTGCGTCGCCGTCCGTCCGCCTGCGCGAAAAGCGTGCATCCCTGACCGCGAGATTGACTATAGACACTGCGTGATACACTGCCGGCCATTGTTTCCAGGACATCCACCATGCTCGCGCCTAAAGACTTCCTCGACGCCCTGAGCGGCACCGCCTCCCGCCTGTTCAGCGGCGACACCCCGCTGCCGAAAGCCGAAATCGAAAGCCAGTTCAAGATGCTGCTGCAAAGCGCCTTCAGCAAACTCGACCTGGTCAGCCGTGAAGAGTTTGATAGTCAGATGGTTGTACTGGCACGCACTCGTGCCCGCCTCGAGAGCCTCGAAGCCAAAGTTGCCGAGATGGAAGCGAAGCTGACGCCGCCTGCTGAATAATCCGCTCCCCCTGTAGGAGCTGCCGAAGGCTGCGATCTTTTGATCTTCAGCCCTTCAATCATCTCGGCAACGTCCTACAACTTGCACCACCGCCGTCCGATTGCGCCGAAAAGCCCAGGTTTCTAAGCTCACCCGATGCTGAATGTTCAGCACCGGGTTTGGCGACCTGGAAATCCTCGACGCAAGAACGACCACATTCGTACAGGGCGCTTTTCCCCCTCTCGAGTTATGGCGGCTTTGCGTGGGAGACTTTCGGGTCTGCCGGATTTCGGGGTTCCCGGTTCGCCAACCTGCGCATAGCTGCCACCCTTTTCGTTTGGCGACGTTCAGAGGCAGTATTCTCAATTCGACCCCGAGAACTGCACCATGGAAGAAACCTATTTAAAGCCTTACCTCTTCACCCGCCACAAACTTCCCCTCCACGCCCTCCTCATCCAGAACCAACCCTGGTTCTCCGCCCGCGACCTCGGGCGATTGGTCCACATCTACCTCAACGAACGCATGCTGCGAAAACTCGACCCCGACCAATACCAAACCCGCAAAACCCTGATCCACCACCAGATCGAAAACACCCTGCTGATCAGCGAATCCGGTATCTACGCCCTCCTCGTCTACCACTACTGCCCCGAATACCGAGCGCTGCGCGAATGGCTCACCCATCAGGTCATTCCCACCCTGCGCGACACTCAAGCGCCCACCACAAGCGAACGCCCACACCTGAGCCTGCTCAGTTGGCCGGATATGTCGTTGAGTTTGTTGCACTGGAATAACCAGCCGTGGATTCGGTTGCAGGATGTGCCACACATGGTGACGGAGCGAGAACAAGTAAACCGCACGGTTGTGAACTCATGGTGGAGAAAAGCTCTGCAATTGATCTGAATTTTTGCGCTGCAACCTCACCAAAGGTCATTTCAGTGATACCACTGAAATGACCTTTTTTGTGTCTTCGTTATCTCCACCCCCCCTACTCCGAAATCCTCCACTCACAGAAGTAACGTCCTACAAAACGCGTCCCCCACGTCTGATTTCGCTGCCCCCTCTCTGCTGGCTATCTTCTGCGACCAGATCCAAACAGATGAAAACAATGAGAAGGAAAGGCAAAGCAACGGATCTTCGTAACCAGACATTCAGATCAAACTCGCGAAAGATCGCCTACAAATTCTTTCTCAAGGACATTGCCCCGAGAATCCCAAATATTGATGCAGCAGCGGTCAAATTTGAGCCAATTACCCCAGCAGCGATAAAGCAATACTTTCTCTGGGAGGGGCCAACAATTTTTCCTTGGGATGACGTTGCAGACTGGAAAAGTAAAGATGCGAAAGGTCTGGATTTGGCTATATGGTACAAACAGATTCTTTGCGGCATGTGCTATGCGACCCCGCGCGCAAGCTCTATCTGCTTAAAGATTATTCTGTTGGAAGGTCATCCGGATAGGGCGCACCCGCTTCGCGGCAGGATCGCGCCGATTGCTCTGCTTGTCGCAGATCACTATGCGCGAGCGCTAGGATGCAAAGAAATCGAGATTCAGGATCCTGATCCGAATGTTGTTTTTTACTACTGGAAACTGGGGTTCGAATTCGACCACACCAACCGGCTTGTCATTTCTGTGGACGGTCAATAACATCGAAACCAACAACCCAATCGCACGAGGTGCGTATGAGCCCAAAAAAGCGAAAGGCAAAGCTTCTTCAGATTGTTGAACTACATCTCGAAGCACTCCGGTTGGCTGGGGATATGTCAGCCAACCAACGGCGATTTATTGAAGTTGCTGTTACATGTGGGCCAGAGCTTGAGCCAAGCGGTCCGCTAGCCGGTAGAAGATCCTGAGTCAAAAATAAAAAGGCGTCCATAGGACGCCTTTTTTGTGTTTGGAGGAGTAGTCGCAGCGATTCTTTAGCTCCTGGCGTTGCAGCCTTGGGTTCAGAATCCGACGAGCTGGCCCGTCGTCACTACTTCAGAGAAACCAGCTTTCTCTGCTGCCAAAAATGCGGGGGAGCTTTAGCTGGTGCCCAGTCCCGACGAATGCGCAGTTGCAGTCCTCGAACGGGAGGATCCGTCAATGCCGGGCGAGAGTCAACGCTCCAATTCAGGCAAGCAGTGACAGCCCATCGGGTCTTGATACGTCTTGTAAACCTCTATTTCAGCATCGAAACCCGGCTCAACTAACCTTCAAAAACCCGCAGGAAGCGGCCCCCGATTCAACTCAAGGAACGACCATGTCCCTCTCCATCGTCCACAGCCGCGCCCAGATTGGCGTGGATGCTCCCGCTGTCACCGTCGAAGTCCATCTGGCCAACGGCCTGCCGTCGCTGACCATGGTCGGCCTGCCTGAGGCGGCGGTGAAGGAGAGCAAGGATCGCGTGCGCAGCGCGATCATCAATTCCGGGCTGCAGTTTCCGGCGCGGCGGATCACTTTGAATCTGGCGCCGGCGGATCTGCCCAAGGATGGCGGGCGGTTTGATCTGGCGATTGCCTTGGGGATTCTGTCGGCGAGTGTGCAGGTGCCGTGTCTGACGCTGGATGATGTGGAATGTCTGGGTGAGTTGGCGTTGTCCGGCGCAGTACGAGCGGTGCGCGGGGTGTTGCCGGCAGCACTGGCGGCGCGCAAGGCCGGGCGTGCGCTGGTGGTGCCGCGGGCGAATGCCGAGGAAGCGTGTCTGGCGTCGGGGCTGAGGGTCTTTGCGGTTGATCATCTGCTGGAGGCGGTAGCGCATTTCAACGGACATACGCCGGTCGAGCCTTATGTGTCGGACGGGCTGATCCATGCCGCCAAACCTTATCCCGACCTCAATGAAGTGCAAGGTCAGATGGCCGCGAAACGCGCGTTGCTGATTGCCGCGGCGGGCGCGCACAACCTGTTGTTCAGCGGGCCGCCGGGGACGGGCAAAACCCTGCTGGCGAGTCGCTTGCCGGGGCTGCTGCCACCTCTGTCCGAATGCGAAGCGCTGGAAGTGGCGGCGATTCAATCGGTCGCCAGCGGCGTGCCGCTGACCCACTGGCCGCAGCGGCCATTCCGCCAGCCGCACCATTCCGCATCCGGGCCGGCGCTGGTCGGTGGCAGCTCGAAACCGCAACCTGGCGAGATCACCCTCGCCCATCACGGCGTGCTGTTTCTCGATGAACTGCCGGAGTTTGATCGCAAGGTGCTGGAGGTGCTGCGCGAGCCGCTGGAGTCCGGGCATATCGTGATCGCCCGGGCCAAGGATCGCGTGCGTTTTCCGGCACGCTTTCAATTGGTGGCGGCGATGAATCCGTGTCCCTGTGGATATCTCGGCGAGCCGAGCGGCAAGTGCTCCTGCACGCCGGACATGGTCCAGCGTTATCGCAACAAACTGTCGGGGCCATTGCTGGATCGGATCGATCTGCACCTGACGGTGGCGCGGGAGGCGACGGCGCTGAATCCGACGGTGAAGCCGGGAGAGGACAGCGCCAGTGCAGCCGCCGTAGTGGCCGAAGCCCGAGAGCGCCAACAAAAGCGTCAGCGTTGTGCCAATGCGTTTCTCGATCTACCGGGGTTGAAGCGGCACTGCAAGTTATCCACAGCCGATGAGAAATGGCTGGAATCAGCCTGTGAACGGCTGACGCTTTCGCTGCGTTCGGCACACCGGCTACTCAAAGTCGCCCGGACACTGGCCGACCTTGAGCAAGTCGATGCGATCAAGCGTGAGCACTTGGCCGAAGCGCTGCAATACCGGCCGGCGACACCTTAATGCTCGGTCAGATCAACCAGCGGCGTCTGCCGCACTTCGGTTTCACGCCCGGCCTGAATTTCGGTCACGCGCTTCAAGGCGTTATCCACAGCGTCTTTGTCCGCAAGCAGGCTGTAACTGATCTGGAACTGTTTGTGCTCCTTGGGTGCGATGGTCGGCACCAGATTCAGCGGACGCTGATAGCGGCGGTTGTAGGAAAAACTGGTGCCCGGCTCCAGCCCCGTGACGTAGCCCTGGCCCTGGGTGTCGGTGTTTTTCCACAGGGAAAACACCGGCAACTGCTGGGTATTGAAGCCGACGGAGACGCCGAGGCTGCCGGCCTTGTTGTGCAAAACGGTCAGGGTTTCGCCTTTGGCATCTGCATAGGGCACGACGTTGTAAACGGTTTCGTCGTAGTCCTTGGTCGGCGCACGATAGGTTTGCCAATCGGCCAGATCGCCCTTTGCCTTGTCGTTGAAAGGCGACACCTGTTTTACCGGTGCAGCAAACCGGGCGCCTTGCTCGAGGAACGGCGTGCTGAAGTTGCTGTGGTACAGCGCCTGGTATTCCTTCGGATAATCGCCGTTGTTGGTCAGCGTATCGTTGAGGGCGAAACGCGCAGTGCCCGGCTCGGTGACCAGCTCAGTGACGACCGAGAAGTCGACTTTCTTGAACGCCTGCTCTTTCAATTCGCCGCGCAGACTGATGGCATAGGGTGGTTTTTCATCGATGTGCAGCGTGACGGTACTGGCCGGGATGTTGGCGGCGCGGCCGTGCAAGGTCAGCAGTTCGCCATTGTCGATGCCGGGGTGGCCAACCCATTCGTAACCGCAGCGGGCCACCAGTTCGTTGAAGCCTTCCAGCCAGCCGAGACCACCGCGTCCGTTGAGTTCGATGAAGGCCGGGTTGACCACTTCCTTGACCGGCGAATCCCAGCCCATGCGCACGTTGCCGACAGAAGCCTGCAAGACATTCATGCCTCGGGTTGGCACCACCGAGAGCTTCATCGTGCCGTTATCGATATCAACAATACTGACACCTTCCTGCCGTCCGCCGTGCAAGGTGCGCAGGCTTACGGAGAAGGGTTTGTCGGTTTTCACGCCGAGCTGCTCACTGGTGATGCTCCAGTTTTGCGCGGGCTTGTTGGTATCGAGAAGCACGTAATCCCAAGCCATGGCGTGGGAAGCAGTAGAGAGTGCGCCGAGGGCGACGGCGAGTTTGAGCGGGGTCATGGCAGCAGCCTTTATTGGAGTTGTGCCATTTTTATAGCGCTGCGGAAACGTTTCAGCAAGTAGAGATGAGAGACATACAGGGTGATTTACCACGGATCGGCGGCGTTGCCTTCGCGAGCAAGCTAGCTCCCACAGGGATCTCGGGTGTTCACAAAATCTGTGATTCACACCGGAAACTGTAGGAGTGAGCCTGCTCGCGATAGCGATTTCAGCCGTACATCAACGAAACCGATCAACCTCGGAACGCAAATCCGCCGCCAGTTTCTCAAGCTCCTTGGCGGTAACAGCCAGGTTCGAAACCACCTCACGCTGCTCACTGTTGGCCAGCGCAATGCTCTGCAGATTGCTGCTCAACAACGTCGCAGTGCTGCTCTGCTCCTGAGTCGCCGTGGTAATCGCGGCAAACTGCTGCCCCGCCGAACGACTCTGCTCATCGATACGCGCCAGCGCCGACGCCACGTTGGCGTTGCGCGACAGGCCTTCCTGCATCAGCACATTGCCCTGCTCCATGGTGCTGATCGCGTTGCCGGTCTCCTGCTGGATGCTGTGGATCATGCTGGAAATTTCATCAGTGGCCTGACGAGTACGCGACGCGAGGCTGCGCACTTCATCGGCCACCACGGCGAAGCCACGACCTTGTTCACCGGCACGGGCCGCTTCAATCGCCGCGTTGAGTGCCAACAGGTTGGTTTGTTCGGCAATCGAGGTAATCACACCAACGATGCCGCCGATTTCCTGCGAGCGCTGACCGAGGGTGTTGATCACGGTGGCCGTACTGTTCAGAGCGCCAGCGATTTGCTCCAGCGACGACGACGCTTCTTCCATCGAACTGCGACCGATCTGCGTTTGCTGAGCGTTTTCCTGCGCCAGACGCTGGGTCGCGCCCATATTGTCGGCAATGTTCAGCGAGGTCGCGCTGAACTCCTCCACCGCACCCGCCATGCTGGTGATTTCGCCGGACTGTTGTTCCATGCCTTCGTAGGCGCCGCCGGACAGACCGGACAAGGCTTGCGCACGGCTGTTGACCTCTTCCGAAGAGCGACGGATGTGCTCGACCATGGTCGACAGCGCCTGGCTCATCTGGTTGAAAGCGCGGGACAGCTGACCAATTTCGTCGTTGCTCGACACGCTCAGACGCACGCTCAGATCACCAGCGCCCAAGGCCTCGGCCTGACGCACCAGATCGCCCAGTGGTGCCAGTTTGCTGCGCAGCAACCAAACCACGGAACCGACCGCCAGCAGCATCGCCAACAGACTGCCAATGGCCAATTGCGTACCGACGCTCCAGGTCACCGCGCGAATCTCGGTTTTCGGCATGCTCGCCACCACCGACCACGGCCCGCCATCGAACGGGACGGCGATGCTGTAGAAGTCTTCGGCGCGGTCGCTCCAGAACTCACCCTTGCCCGGTTTAGCCGCCAGACCTTTGATCACCGGAACCGCCTGATCCAGCGCTTGCACGCCCGCCGGGGCGACCAGCCATTTGTTTTGCTCATCCAGCAACGCCAACGAACCGCTCTGGCCGATACGGAAGCGCTTGAGGTTGTCGAACTGGATGTTCTGCGCGTCGGTGTAGTCAAAACCAACGAACAGCACCGCGATCACCTTGCCGCTGCCGTCTCGCACGGGCGTGTACTGAGTCATGTAGGAACGATCAAACAGCAAGGCGCGACCGACATAACCCTGGCCCGCCATCAACTTCGCATAAGCCGGGTGCGCGTGGTCGAGCAAGGTGCCGATGGCGCGCGTGCCATCCTGCTTGGTCAGCGAAGTGCTGACGCGGACAAAGTCTTCGCCACTGCGCACGAACAGCGTGGCGACGCCGGCGGTCATCTGCTTGAACTCGTCGACTTCCTTGAAGTTGTTGTTCAGCACTTCGCTGCCCAGATGCAGGCCCGGGGTCTGGGTGCCAGCCACCGTCACCGGTTCATCGGCGTGAAGGCTCAAACCTGCGCTGAAGCGCTTTTCGAACAACCCGCTCAGGCGCTGGGTGCTTTCACGCAGCGTGCCGTGGAAGGTGCTCAGTTGGTCGGCCAGCAGCCGCGCTTCACTGGCCAGATGCTCTTCACGGGTAGCAAGGTTGGCGGTATCCAGCGAACGCAAAGCAAAGACCGTACTGCCGCTGATGACGACCGCCAGAATCACAGCGAGGGCGAGGCCCAGCTGCGAGGCGATCCGAGCGCGAGGTTGAGACATGGACAGCTCCTGGCCGAACTTTCCGATCCTCCTTGATCGCAGCTCGGATAATTTCTAATAGTGGGGGTGAATCGTGGATACCGGCACGTCGGTTCCACATGCACGTATTCGGCGGTAGAACCGAATACTTGAGCGAACAACAGGGTTATGGCACAAGGCCGGCATTGTGGCGGCTCGAACGTTTCAGCTCAAGCGCGCAACCGCTGGTAGCTCCATGGCGCGGACTTCGCCTTGCAGGAAGTCGCTGAGGCGGCGCAAACGTTCACCTCCGGGACGGGTCTTTGGCCACACCAGGTAATAATTCAGTCCGCTGGCGACCGCCGTCGGCCACGGCAGGCTCAGTCGTCCTTGCGCCACGTCTTCGGCGACCATCAATAAATCGCCCATCGACACACCGTAGCCGCGCGCCGCCGCGATCATGCCCAACTCCAGGGTATCGAACACCTGCCCGCCCTTGAGCGACACCTGATCGGACAGCCCCATATGCTCCAGCCAACTGCGCCAATCGCGACGGTCAGGCGTCGGGTGGAGTAATTCGGTGCAAGCCAGTCGAGCCAAATCCCATGGCTGATCATTCAGCAGGTCTGGTGCACCCACTGGAATCAGCTCTTCAGGAAAGAGCAGGCTGGCCTCCCAGTCCGGCGGAAAATGCCCGTCACTCAACAGTACTGCGCTGTCGAACGGCTCATCGTTGAAGTCCACCGAGTCCACATCCATCCAGGCGCTGGTCAGTTGTACTTCGTTGCCCGGCTGCAAGTGACGAAAGCGACTGAGTCGCGCCAACAGCCAGCGCATGGTCAGGGTCGACGGGGCCTTCATACGCAAGATGTCGTCCTCGGCACGCAAGGTATTGCAGGCCCGCTCAAGTGCACCAAAGCCTTCGCGGATGCCGGGCAACAGTAACCGCGCGGCTTCAGTCAGTTGCAGATTGCGCCCGCTGCGCTGAAACAGCCGACAGGCGAAGTGATCTTCGAGCGTACGAATGTGCCGGCTCACCGCACTCTGGGTGATCGACAACTCCTCGGCCGCACGGGTGAACGAGCTGTGCCGTGCTGCAGCTTCGAATGCGCGCAGGGCATACAACGGAGGAAGTCGACGGGACATACACAAGGCTCCTGCAGCGGGATGCAGCAAAACGGACAGAATCACACCAGGATGAGTTTTACTCATGCCACCCATCCTTTTTATCCCTTTGTGCAAAGCCTGCCAAGCGCCGAGAATCGACGGTCTTCTGTTCCCTCTGAAAATCGAGTGGTGATGACCATGCAGCATCCTGTGCGTATCGAACTCTGGGCCATCCTGCGGCTGGCAGGGCCGTTGATTGCTTCACAGTTGGCGCACATGCTGATGGTGCTGACTGACACTTTAATGATGGCGCGCCTGAGTCCGGAAGCGCTCGCGGGCGGCGGTCTCGGCGCGGCGAGCTATTCGTTCGTGTCGATTTTCTGCATCGGCGTGATTGCGGCGGTCGGCACGCTGGTAGCGATCCGCAAGGGCGCCGGTGACATCATCGGCGCTGCGCGGCTGACCCAGGCCGGTTTGTGGCTGGCATGGCTGATGGCGCTGGGCGCCGGCTTATTGCTGTGGAACCTGAAACCGGTGTTGCTGTTGTTTGGCCAGACTGAAACCAACGTCAATGCCGCCGGGCAATTCCTGATCGCCCTGCCCTTCGCCCTGCCCGGCTACCTGAGCTTCATGGCCCTGCGCGGTTTCACCAGTGCGATTGGCCGAGCGACGCCTGTGATGGTTATCAGCCTCGCCGGCACGGTGGCCAATTTCCTGCTCAATTACGCGCTGATCACCGGCATGTTCGGCCTGCCGAAAATGGGCCTGACGGGCATCGGCCTGGTCACGGCGATTGTCGCCAACTGCATGGCGCTGGCACTCGCCTGGCATATCCGCCGGCATCCGGCCTATGACGCTTATCCATTGCGCGCGGGCTTGTCGCGGCCCAACCGGCAATACCTCAAAGAATTGTGGCGTCTGGGCCTGCCAATCGGCGGCACCTACGCGGTGGAAGTCGGTTTGTTTGCCTTCGCGGCGTTGTGCATGGGCACGATGGGCAGCACGCAATTGGGCGCGCACCAGATCGCCCTGCAAATCGTCTCGGTCGCGTTCATGGTGCCGGCGGGCATGTCGTACGCAATCACCATGCGCGTCGGCCAGCATTACGGTGCCGGACAATTGAGCGATGCACGGATGTCCGGGCGGGTCGGGATCGTCTTTGGCGCGGTGGTGATGCTCGGGTTCGCCATGGTGTTCTGGCTACTGCCGAATCAGTTGGTGGGGCTGTTCCTCGATCACAATGATCCGGCGTTCGCCGAAGTGATTCGCCTGGCGGTGAGTCTGCTGGCGGTGGCGGCGTGGTTCGAGTTGTTCGACGGCACGCAGACGATTGCCATGGGCTGCATCCGTGGCCTCAAGGATGCGAAGACCACGTTTCTGGTCGGGCTCGCTTGCTATTGGCTGATCGGTGCACCGGCAGCGTGGTGGATGGCGTTCCACTTGAACTGGGGGCCGACGGGCGTCTGGTGGGGGTTGGCGCTGGGGCTGGCCTGTGCGGCGGTGAGTTTGACGCTGGCGTTCGAGTGGAAGATGAAGCGGATGATTCGGCTTGTACCTGTGTCACAGAGGTTCGAGGCCGTTCGCGCGGATTAAGATCAAAAGATCGCAGCCTTCGGCAGCTCCTACAGGGATATGTGTAGGAGCTGCCGAAGGCTGCGATCTTTTAAACGGCCTCCACAGAAACCTGCTGGCTTGAGCCGAAGGTTAGATATTCAACCAGCTCCGCCAGCGGCAACGGCCGGCTGATCAGGTAACCCTGCACCTGATCGCAGCCAAACCCGCGCAGCAGCTCCAGTTGCTCCGGGGTTTCCACCCCTTCGGCCACCACTTCCAGATGCAGGTTGTGCGCGAGGTTGATCATCGCGTGCACCAGTTTGCGGTTTTCTTCGCGCTGTTCCATACCACCGACAAAGCTCTTGTCGATTTTCAGCAGGGTGATCGGCAGGCTGTTGAGGTGCACGAACGACGAGAACCCGGTACCGAAGTCATCCAGCGAGAAACGCACGCCGAGGCGA
Encoded here:
- a CDS encoding secondary thiamine-phosphate synthase enzyme YjbQ — translated: MWQQTLITLRARPRGFHLVTDELLAGLPELRACRVGLLHLWLQHTSASLTINENADPAVRRDFERFFNRLIPQGTDGYEHNDEGLDDLPAHFKASVLGCQISLPVSAGRLALGTWQGVYLGEHRDHGGARKVLATLHGEGA
- a CDS encoding ammonium transporter, translating into MTLRKFAGLGALLSIVMPSLAMAADEVAAPVLNSGDTAWMLTSTALVLFMTIPGLALFYGGMVRSKNILSVMMQCFAITGLISVLWVIYGYSIAFDTTGMEQGVVNFNSFVGGFGKAFLAGITPASLTGPAALFPEAVFVTFQMTFAIITPALIVGAFAERMKFSAMLIFMGIWFTLVYAPIAHMVWSGNGGLLWDWGVLDFAGGTVVHINAGVAGLICCLVLGKRKGFPTTPMAPHNLGYTLMGAAMLWVGWFGFNAGSAAAANGTAGMAMLVTQIATAAAALGWMFAEWITHGKPSALGIASGVVAGLVAITPAAGTVGPMGALVIGLAAGVVCFFCATTLKRKLGYDDSLDAFGVHGIGGILGAVLTGVFAAPSLGGFGTVTDIAAQVWIQCKGVGFTVIYTAIVTFVILKVLDAVMGLRVTEEEESVGLDLAQHNERGYNL
- the glnK gene encoding P-II family nitrogen regulator, with amino-acid sequence MKLVTAIIKPFKLDDVRESLSEIGVQGITVTEVKGFGRQKGHTELYRGAEYVVDFLPKVKIDVAIDDKDLDRVIEAITKAANTGKIGDGKIFVVNLEQAIRIRTGETDTDAI
- a CDS encoding accessory factor UbiK family protein — encoded protein: MLAPKDFLDALSGTASRLFSGDTPLPKAEIESQFKMLLQSAFSKLDLVSREEFDSQMVVLARTRARLESLEAKVAEMEAKLTPPAE
- a CDS encoding Bro-N domain-containing protein, whose amino-acid sequence is MEETYLKPYLFTRHKLPLHALLIQNQPWFSARDLGRLVHIYLNERMLRKLDPDQYQTRKTLIHHQIENTLLISESGIYALLVYHYCPEYRALREWLTHQVIPTLRDTQAPTTSERPHLSLLSWPDMSLSLLHWNNQPWIRLQDVPHMVTEREQVNRTVVNSWWRKALQLI
- a CDS encoding N-acetyltransferase, encoding MKTMRRKGKATDLRNQTFRSNSRKIAYKFFLKDIAPRIPNIDAAAVKFEPITPAAIKQYFLWEGPTIFPWDDVADWKSKDAKGLDLAIWYKQILCGMCYATPRASSICLKIILLEGHPDRAHPLRGRIAPIALLVADHYARALGCKEIEIQDPDPNVVFYYWKLGFEFDHTNRLVISVDGQ
- a CDS encoding YifB family Mg chelatase-like AAA ATPase gives rise to the protein MSLSIVHSRAQIGVDAPAVTVEVHLANGLPSLTMVGLPEAAVKESKDRVRSAIINSGLQFPARRITLNLAPADLPKDGGRFDLAIALGILSASVQVPCLTLDDVECLGELALSGAVRAVRGVLPAALAARKAGRALVVPRANAEEACLASGLRVFAVDHLLEAVAHFNGHTPVEPYVSDGLIHAAKPYPDLNEVQGQMAAKRALLIAAAGAHNLLFSGPPGTGKTLLASRLPGLLPPLSECEALEVAAIQSVASGVPLTHWPQRPFRQPHHSASGPALVGGSSKPQPGEITLAHHGVLFLDELPEFDRKVLEVLREPLESGHIVIARAKDRVRFPARFQLVAAMNPCPCGYLGEPSGKCSCTPDMVQRYRNKLSGPLLDRIDLHLTVAREATALNPTVKPGEDSASAAAVVAEARERQQKRQRCANAFLDLPGLKRHCKLSTADEKWLESACERLTLSLRSAHRLLKVARTLADLEQVDAIKREHLAEALQYRPATP
- a CDS encoding aldose 1-epimerase family protein gives rise to the protein MTPLKLAVALGALSTASHAMAWDYVLLDTNKPAQNWSITSEQLGVKTDKPFSVSLRTLHGGRQEGVSIVDIDNGTMKLSVVPTRGMNVLQASVGNVRMGWDSPVKEVVNPAFIELNGRGGLGWLEGFNELVARCGYEWVGHPGIDNGELLTLHGRAANIPASTVTLHIDEKPPYAISLRGELKEQAFKKVDFSVVTELVTEPGTARFALNDTLTNNGDYPKEYQALYHSNFSTPFLEQGARFAAPVKQVSPFNDKAKGDLADWQTYRAPTKDYDETVYNVVPYADAKGETLTVLHNKAGSLGVSVGFNTQQLPVFSLWKNTDTQGQGYVTGLEPGTSFSYNRRYQRPLNLVPTIAPKEHKQFQISYSLLADKDAVDNALKRVTEIQAGRETEVRQTPLVDLTEH